The Novosphingobium humi DNA window GGCCGCCTCGATGCTGGCCCCGCATGATGCCTTGCGCGCCCAGGCTCCGGTCGCGGCCCCTGTTGCCTCCGCTGCCGCCACCGCCGCGCCCGCATCCGCGCCGCTTATCACAGCGGGCACCACCGGCACGCGCCGCGAACACCTGACCTTCAAGGATCTGCGCATCAAGACGCCAATCCGCCTGGCGGGCACGCGCGGCGAAATCGGCATCCCCTTCGGCATGCGCCCCAACGATATCGTCACCGACGCACTGGTCACGCTGCGCGCGGCATGGAGCCCGGCGCTGCTGGGCGATCTGTCGCAACTGGTCGTGCTGCTCAATGGCGAAGTCGTTCAGACCGTGCCCCTCACCCGCGACAATGCGGGCGGCATCACGCTCAAGATCCCGGTCAATCCCGCGCTGTTCCTGCCCGGCGACAACCAGCTCAACCTGCGTCTGATCGCGCATTACGCCCGCGATTGCGAGGACCCGTTCCACTCCTCGCTCTGGGCCAATGTCAGCAATGTCCAGTCCGGCTTTGACCTGACGGTGCAGTCGCTGCCCAAGGCGCCCGATCTGGCCAGCCTGCCCGGCCCCTTCTTTGACCGCCACGACAATGGCGCGCTGCATCTGCCCTTCGTGTTTGCCGCCGCGCCCACCCATGGCGACCTCGAGGCCGCCGCCAGCATCTCCTCGTGGATGGGCAGCCTGGCTTCCTATCGCGGTTTTTCCTTCAAGCCGATGGTGGGGCGCCTGCCCGCCGGCAATGCGATCGTCTTCATGAAGACCCCGGCACTGGGCATCAATGTGCCGATCAATGGGGCGACCGCCACGATGATCCGCAACCCGGCCGATTCCAGCGGCATGCTGCTGGTGATTGCCGGGCGCAATGATGCCGAAATCCGCCTTGCCGCAGCGGCTCTGGCCAGCGCCAAGGGCATTCCGGGCGGCGCACAGATGAGCTTTGACAATGCGCGCATCCCGACCTGGCCGCGCTATGGCGCGCCGCGCTGGCTGACCACGGGCCGCGAAGTCAAGCTGGGTGAGATCATGGCGCCTTACGCGCTGGTGGGCATGGGCCTGCCGCCCGGCCCGCTGGCCGCGCGCTTCCGTCTGGCCCCCGACCTGTTCTTCTGGCCCCGTCAGGGCGGTTCGCTCAATCTGGGCTATATCTATCCCGACGCCAAGTGGCTGGACCGCGAAGGTTCGCGCATGGACGTGTCGATCAACGGCCAGTTCCTGAAAACCCTTCCGCTGACCGGCATGACCTGGTGGCAGCGCCTGTGGTATGGTTCGGGCGCCAACAGCGTCAATGGTCGCGGCAGCGTGGGCCTGCCCCGCTACAACCTGTTCGGCTCGAACGAGATCGTCTTTGATTATAACCTGATCATGGCCGACAAGCAGAAGTGCACCGGCACGCTGCCCGACAATGTGCGCGTGGGCCTCGATCCCAATTCGACGATCAACCTGACCGGCGCATGGCACGGGCTGCAGATGCCCGATCTGGCCAGCTTTGCGGGCGCGGGCTATCCCTTCACGGTGCGCCCCGACCTGTCGGAAACCGTGGTGGTGATGGACGAACATCCCAGCGAACCCGCGATCGAGGCTTTCCTCGACATGATGGGCCGTCTGGGCGATTCGACCGGCGTGGCCACCACGGGCGTCACGGTTTCGCTGGGCGGTAATGGTGAACAGACCGCTGACCATGATGTGCTCGTGATCGGCAGCGCCAATCTGGCGGGCGGCGCGCTGTTTGCCAATGCGCCGCTGCGCAACGAGGGCGGCACGCTCAAGGTCACGGAACGCTCGCCCCTGCAATATGTCGAGAGCCTCTTCGGCGGCTGGGGCAAGGACAACAAGGAAGACGTCGAGAACACCGTCTATGCCTCCAAGGGCTTCAACGGCATCGTCGCCTTTGAATCGCCCATCTCCTCGGGCCGCAGCGTGGTCGCGCTGATCGCGGATGACACCGCCACCCTGCCCCAGTTGGTCGATGGCATGAATGACGACAAGATCAACGCCCAGATTCAGGGCGACCTTGCCGTCACCACCGGCGACGGGATGAACAGCTTTGCCATCGGCCCGCGCTATTGGGCCGGCAGCCTGCCGCTCTGGATGAAGATGGCCTATTGGTTCAGCCAGCGCCCGCTGTTGATGGCGCTGAGCGGGGTGCTGCTTGCCCTGCTGCTGACGGGCCCTGTCTATCTGATCTTTGCCCGCCAGGCCAAGAAGCGCCTGCAGGGTGAAGCGCCTGCCGACCTGAACCAACACAAGGGGGACAAGAAGTGAGCATCGCCTCTCAACGCCGCGCGCTGCGCTGGAATACCGGCGCGGCTATGGCTGCCGCGATGCTGGCTTGCGGGCTTGCGGGCGGCCTGGCATCCGCCCCCGCCCATGCGCAGGCATCGGGGGTCAAGACGCTGCTGGATCAGGCCCAATATTGGGAAGGCAAGGGGCGTCACGATCTGGCCGTGCAGGCATGGCGCCGCGCGCTGGAGCTGGACCCGGGCAATGCGGTGGCCAAGCGCGCGCTGGCGCCCGCCGCAGCCCCCGCCCCCGCGCCCCAGCCGACCCGCACGCTCGCGGCCATGCCCAAGCCCGCGCGGGCACCGGCCCCGCGTCCGGTCACGCCGCGCGCCGCGCCTGCGCCCGCCCCGGCTGCGGCCGAAAAGCCCGCGCCGCGCCCTGCCGCACCCGCCGGACCTTCGGCGGCCGACCGCGCCGGTCAGGCCCGCGTCATCGGCTTCCGCGAGTTGCAGGACAATGATCTGGACAGCGCCGAGCGTCAGTTCCAGTCGGCCCTTGCCCGCAACAAGCGCGACGCCGATGCGCTGGGCGGCCTTGGTCTGGTCGATCTGAAGCGTGGCCGCTTTGCGCAGGCCCGCGATCAACTGGCGCAGGCCAGCCAGTTGGGCGATGCGTCCAAGTGGAAGGAAGCGCTGGAATCAGCGCGCTATTTCGCCTCGCTTCAGGAAGCGCAGGCGATGGTCACGCGCGGCGCTCTGGACGATGCCCGCAAGGCCGCCGAGGCGCTGATCCGCTCGGGCTATGCCGAAAATGGCGGCGCCTATGAATTGCTGGCCGACATTTACGAACGTCAGGGCCGCTTTGCCGATGCCGCCGACCTCTATCGTCAGGCAGGCGGCGAGGACAGCCCCAACGGCCAGCGGCTGCAAAGCCGCGCGGCGCGCGGGGCGGCCCTTGCGGCGGCGGCGCGCGGCGATGATTTCGGCGCGGAACAGGCGTTTCAGCAGGGCATCATGCTGGACCAGAACGATCCGTGGATCCGCTATGAATTTGCCCGCTTCATGATCCGCCGCGGCCGCGTGCCCGAAAGCGAGAGCCTGATCGCCTCGCTCTCTTCCTCGACCGATCCCGACGCGCTTTATGCCGCTGCGATGCTGAACGCCGATCTGG harbors:
- the bcsA gene encoding UDP-forming cellulose synthase catalytic subunit translates to MIAVAVITVPLDAKSQWQFAGATIVGALIINRWKSQKGALAIGLLSLIVSTRYLFWRTTQTLSFGGPLEAMLGTGLYLAEAYAWVILVLGFIQTSWPLYRPVVEPAGDPSQWPTVDVYIPTYNESLSIVRNTVYAAMDMDYPADRFNVYILDDGKRPEFKAFARKAGCGYITRDNNLHAKAGNMNAAMKKTDGKLIAIFDCDHVPTRSFLQLSVGWFDKDPKLALMQTPHHMYSPDPVQRNLGNVVGDMPGEGDLFYGPVQGGNDLWNAAFFCGSCAIIRREALEITNGFAGETVTEDAHTALKLQRMGWNTGYLEARLSAGLATERFVLHVGQRIRWARGMTQILRIDCPLFGKGLSIPQRLCYLNAMMHFQFPLPRIVFLTSPLAYLIFGQNIIQASASLIFAFSAPHLVCSQVFSGRSQLGWRRPFWGEVYETMLAFHLVKPTVMTWFQPRKGKFNVTDKGDLLDQTFFDWAIVKPHLVAIALLAGAVSMGWIKLLFFQSSFNIQIDTLLLNTAWATFSLIILLAAVSVARETRQARKDIRIHAELPVTLYLKSGHAITGVTRDISMGGAAIALPADLPVREPELTHIALDMDADRLVIPVDTIRTARGYAFVRFHPLDMAMGRKLVRAVMGRADAWQMSAPEPVGELRSVKDILAVDLMTLKRLLGLNVEERRRMRAQRAQMAAANAELPSKPVPAAKDAAKDKPIARPEASAEAAEPETVERPMLMARPVPAPKGGLAGVKAAACLLAVMAASMLAPHDALRAQAPVAAPVASAAATAAPASAPLITAGTTGTRREHLTFKDLRIKTPIRLAGTRGEIGIPFGMRPNDIVTDALVTLRAAWSPALLGDLSQLVVLLNGEVVQTVPLTRDNAGGITLKIPVNPALFLPGDNQLNLRLIAHYARDCEDPFHSSLWANVSNVQSGFDLTVQSLPKAPDLASLPGPFFDRHDNGALHLPFVFAAAPTHGDLEAAASISSWMGSLASYRGFSFKPMVGRLPAGNAIVFMKTPALGINVPINGATATMIRNPADSSGMLLVIAGRNDAEIRLAAAALASAKGIPGGAQMSFDNARIPTWPRYGAPRWLTTGREVKLGEIMAPYALVGMGLPPGPLAARFRLAPDLFFWPRQGGSLNLGYIYPDAKWLDREGSRMDVSINGQFLKTLPLTGMTWWQRLWYGSGANSVNGRGSVGLPRYNLFGSNEIVFDYNLIMADKQKCTGTLPDNVRVGLDPNSTINLTGAWHGLQMPDLASFAGAGYPFTVRPDLSETVVVMDEHPSEPAIEAFLDMMGRLGDSTGVATTGVTVSLGGNGEQTADHDVLVIGSANLAGGALFANAPLRNEGGTLKVTERSPLQYVESLFGGWGKDNKEDVENTVYASKGFNGIVAFESPISSGRSVVALIADDTATLPQLVDGMNDDKINAQIQGDLAVTTGDGMNSFAIGPRYWAGSLPLWMKMAYWFSQRPLLMALSGVLLALLLTGPVYLIFARQAKKRLQGEAPADLNQHKGDKK